A genomic region of Glycine max cultivar Williams 82 chromosome 15, Glycine_max_v4.0, whole genome shotgun sequence contains the following coding sequences:
- the LOC100781790 gene encoding aspartic proteinase CDR1: MAFAHEPLHLLLLLSLSRCCFSSTNTISSGKPQRLVSKLIHPGSVHHPHYKPNETAKDRMELDIQHSAARLANIQARIEGSLVSNNDYKARVSPSLTGRTIMANISIGQPPIPQLVVMDTGSDILWVMCTPCTNCDNDLGLLFDPSKSSTFSPLCKTPCDFEGCRCDPIPFTVTYADNSTASGTFGRDTVVFETTDEGTSRISDVLFGCGHNIGHDTDPGHNGILGLNNGPDSLVTKLGQKFSYCIGNLADPYYNYHQLILGEGADLEGYSTPFEVYNGFYYVTMEGISVGEKRLDIAPETFEMKENRAGGVIIDTGSTITFLVDSVHKLLSKEVRNLLGWSFRQATIEKSPWMQCFYGSISRDLVGFPVVTFHFSDGADLALDSGSFFNQLNDNVFCMTVGPVSSLNIKSKPSLIGLLAQQSYNVGYDLVNQFVYFQRIDCELLTG, translated from the coding sequence ATGGCATTTGCACATGAACCATTGCATCTTCTTTTGCTATTATCCTTATCAAGATGTTGTTTCTCATCAACTAACACCATTTCATCTGGTAAGCCTCAGAGACTGGTTTCCAAACTCATTCACCCTGGCTCAGTTCACCATCCCCACTACAAGCCAAATGAAACGGCAAAAGACCGAATGGAACTTGATATTCAACACTCAGCTGCACGTTTAGCCAACATACAAGCAAGGATAGAAGGTTCTTTGGTCTCTAATAATGACTACAAAGCTAGAGTTTCTCCCTCCTTAACTGGTAGGACCATAATGGCCAATATCTCAATAGGCCAACCCCCCATCCCACAACTAGTAGTTATGGACACTGGCAGTGACATCTTGTGGGTCATGTGCACCCCTTGCACAAACTGTGACAACGATTTAGGTCTACTCTTTGACCCCTCAAAGTCTTCCACCTTTTCCCCACTATGCAAAACACCCTGTGACTTCGAGGGATGTAGATGTGACCCTATTCCATTTACTGTCACTTATGCAGACAACTCCACAGCTTCAGGAACATTTGGCCGCGACACGGTTGTCTTTGAGACAACTGATGAAGGTACCTCTCGGATATCGGATGTGCTATTCGGATGTGGCCACAACATTGGACACGATACGGATCCAGGGCACAATGGAATTCTAGGACTAAACAATGGACCCGACTCTTTGGTAACAAAACTTGGCCAAAAGTTCTCTTACTGCATTGGCAATCTTGCTGATCCATACTACAATTATCACCAATTGATATTAGGTGAAGGAGCAGATCTTGAAGGCTATTCCACACCTTTTGAAGTTTACAATGGATTTTATTATGTAACCATGGAAGGCATAAGTGTAGGGGAAAAGAGGCTTGACATAGCTCCCGAAActtttgaaatgaaagagaacAGAGCAGGTGGGGTCATCATTGACACAGGAAGCACTATCACCTTCCTAGTTGATAGTGTGCATAAATTACTATCCAAAGAAGTTAGAAATCTCCTTGGTTGGTCCTTTAGACAAGCTACAATTGAAAAATCCCCATGGATGCAGTGCTTTTATGGGAGTATAAGTAGAGATCTAGTTGGGTTTCCTGTGGTTACATTCCATTTTTCTGATGGAGCAGATTTGGCTTTGGATTCGGGAAGCTTTTTTAATCAACTCAATGATAACGTATTTTGCATGACTGTAGGTCCAGTCAGTAGCCTTAACATTAAAAGTAAGCCTTCCCTTATTGGGTTGTTAGCCCAGCAGAGTTACAACGTGGGATATGACCTAGTTAATCAATTTGTTTACTTCCAACGAATTGATTGTGAACTTCTTACTGGTTGA